A genomic stretch from Solanum stenotomum isolate F172 chromosome 8, ASM1918654v1, whole genome shotgun sequence includes:
- the LOC125872202 gene encoding serine/arginine-rich-splicing factor SR34-like, with protein MSRSSRTIYVGNLPGDIREREVEDLFYKYGPIAHIDLKIPPRPPGYAFVEFEEARDAEDAIRGRDGYDFDGHRLRVELAHGGRGNSSSNDRYNSGNNSGHNGGGRNNHKFGAPKRTEYRVLVTGLPHSASWQDLKDHMRRAGDVCFSQVFREGSGTTGIVDYTNYDDMKYAIKKLDESEFRNAFSRSTIRVKEHDSRSRSRSRSRSYSRGKSGSRSRSYSRSRSRSKSPKAKSSKRTKSRSRSVSSQPRSGLKGRSLSRSPSRSRSPVPSRPKRVSKSPKRASKSPKPRDSRRSQSLSKSPKPHDSRRSKSPSKSPKLHDSRRSKSMSKSPEPRNSRRSPSRSKSPKPRNSRRSPSRSRSRSRSGSLSR; from the exons ATGAGTCGTTCAAGTAGGACGATTTATGTTGGTAATCTTCCTGGTGATATTCGTGAGCGAGAAGTGGAGGATCTGTTCTACAAG TATGGCCCAATAGCACATATTGATCTGAAAATTCCACCAAGACCCCCGGGTTATGCTTTTGTTGAG TTTGAAGAGGCACGCGATGCTGAGGATGCTATTCGTGGGCGCGATGGCTATGATTTTGATGGGCATCGTTTGAGG GTTGAACTTGCACATGGCGGGCGTGGTAACTCATCGTCAAATGATCGTTATAATAGTGGCAATAATAGTGGCCATAATGGTGGTGGTCGTAATAATCACAAATTTGGAGCACCCAAACGTACTGAGTATCGAG ttttagttACCGGATTGCCCCATTCAGCATCCTGGCAGGATCTCAAG GATCATATGCGTCGAGCTGGGGATGTTTGTTTCTCACAAGTTTTCCGTGAGGGGAGTG GGACCACTGGGATTGTGGATTATACCAACTACGACGACATGAAATATGCT ATAAAAAAACTTGATGAATCTGAGTTTCGGAATGCTTTTTCCCGTTCAACAATTCGG GTGAAAGAACATGATTCTAGAAGCCGCAGCCGCAGCCGCAGCCGTTCTTACTCGAGAGGAAAGAGTGGTAGCCGTAGCCGCAGTTACAGTCGTAGCCGGAGCAGAAG CAAATCTCCTAAAGCTAAATCGTCAAAGCGTACAAAATCTCGTTCTAGATCTGTCTCTTCTCAGCCCCGTTCTGGGTTAAAAGGACGCTCTTTGTCAAG ATCTCCATCAAGATCCAGATCCCCAGTACCATCT CGCCCCAAACGTGTGAGCAAAAGCCCAAAACGTGCAAGCAAAAGCCCAAAGCCTCGCGACTCCAGGAGAAGCCAGAGCTTGAGTAAAAGCCCAAAACCTCATGATTCCAGGAGAAGCAAGAGTCCAAGCAAGAGCCCAAAACTGCATGATTCCAGGAGAAGCAAGAGCATGAGTAAAAGCCCAGAACCACGCAATTCCAGGAGGAGCCCGAGCAGGAGC